Proteins encoded in a region of the Patagioenas fasciata isolate bPatFas1 chromosome 21, bPatFas1.hap1, whole genome shotgun sequence genome:
- the PFKFB2 gene encoding 6-phosphofructo-2-kinase/fructose-2,6-bisphosphatase 2 isoform X3, producing MSAAPRHGGPGWGRAGALRGGEKKCSWASYMTNSPTLIVMIGLPARGKTYVSKKLTRYLNWIGVPTKVFNLGVYRREAVKSYKSYDFFRHDNKEAMEIRKRCALVALEDVKAYLLEECGQIAVFDATNTTRERRDLILNFAKENAFKVFFVESVCDDPEVIAANILEVKVSSPDYPERNRENVMDDFLKRIECYKVTYQPLDPDAYDKDLSFIKVINVGQRFLVNRVQDYIQSKIVYYLMNIHVQPRTIYLCRHGESEYNLVGKIGGDSGLSPRGKQFAQALKKFIEEQEIVDLKVWTSQLKRTIQTAESLGVTYEQWKILNEIDAGVCEEMTYAEIEAKYPDEFALRDQEKYLYRYPGGESYQDLVQRLEPVIMELERQGNVLVISHQAVMRCLLAYFLDKSADELPYLRCPLHTMLKLTPVAYGCKVETITLDVEAVNTHRDKPSLNSSNPRARQSPVRMRRNSFTPRASADAVERPRHHSVGSQPLDPLGFFPSLGARDGTERPQLQVGVQPQGGHACL from the exons ATGTCGGCGGCGCCCCGGCACGGCGGCCCCGGCTGGGGCAGGGCCGGGGCCCTGCGCGGCGGCGAGAAGAAATGCT caTGGGCTTCCTACATGACCAACTCCCCGACGCTGATCGTGATGATCGGCCTGCCCGCGCGCGGCAAGACCTACGTGTCCAAGAAGCTCACCCGCTACCTCAACTGGATTGGGGTGCCCACCAAAG tGTTTAATTTAGGAGTGTATCGCCGGGAAGCGGTGAAGTCTTACAAGTCCTATGACTTCTTCAGGCACGATAACAAAGAAGCCATGGAAATCCGCAA ACGTTGTGCCTTAGTGGCTCTAGAAGATGTGAAGGCTTATCTCTTGGAGGAATGTGGACAAATAGCT GTGTTTGATGCGACCAACACAACTCGAGAAAGGCGGGACCTGATCTTAAATTTTGCTAAAGAAAACGCTTTCAAG GTGTTCTTTGTGGAGTCCGTCTGTGACGATCCAGAAGTCATCGCTGCCAATATCCTG GAGGTGAAAGTTTCCAGCCCCGACTACCCAGAGAGAAACAGGGAGAACGTGATGGATGATTTTCTGAAGAGGATAGAGTGCTACAAGGTCACTTACCAGCCTCTTGATCCCGACGCGTATGACAA AGATCTTTCCTTCATTAAAGTGATCAATGTGGGACAGCGGTTCCTAGTAAACAGAGTCCAGGATTACATCCAGAGTAAAATCGTCTATTACCTAATGAACATTCATGTCCAGCCACGTACCATCTACCTTTGCCGACACGGTGAGAGTGAATATAACCTTGTTGGCAAGATTGGTGGGGATTCTGGTCTGTCGCCGCGCGGGAAGCAG TTTGCTCAGGCGCTGAAGAAGTTCATCGAGGAGCAGGAGATTGTTGACCTGAAGGTGTGGACGAGCCAGCTGAAGAGGACGATCCAGACGGCCGAGTCCCTGGGGGTCACGTACGAGCAGTGGAAGATTCTCAACGAGATCGACGCG GGGGTGTGTGAAGAAATGACCTACGCGGAAATTGAAGCCAAGTACCCAGATGAGTTTGCCCTGAGGGATCAAGAGAAATACCTTTATCGCTATCCCGGAGGAGAG tCCTACCAGGACTTGGTCCAGCGCTTGGAACCGGTAATTATGGAGCTGGAACGCCAAGGCAACGTCCTCGTTATCTCCCACCAGGCGGTTATGAGGTGCCTGTTGGCTTATTTTCTCGACAAGAGTGCAG ACGAGCTGCCCTACCTGCGCTGCCCCCTCCACACCATGCTCAAGCTCACGCCTGTTGCGTACG GTTGTAAAGTGGAGACGATTACCCTGGACGTGGAAGCCGTGAACACTCACCGCGACAAACCCTCTCTCAACTCA AGCAACCCCCGTGCCCGCCAGAGCCCCGTAAGGATGAGAAGAAACAGCTTTACCCCGCGGGCCAGCGCAGACGCGGTCGAGCGCCCGCGACATCACAGCGTTGGGAGCCAACCTCTTGACCCGCTGGGGTTTTTCCCGTCCCTGGGAGCTCGAGATGGGACCGAGCGGCCGCAGCTGCAAGTTGGTGTCCAG CCTCAAGGGGGACATGCTTGCCTGTGA
- the PFKFB2 gene encoding 6-phosphofructo-2-kinase/fructose-2,6-bisphosphatase 2 isoform X1: MSAAPRHGGPGWGRAGALRGGEKKCSWASYMTNSPTLIVMIGLPARGKTYVSKKLTRYLNWIGVPTKVFNLGVYRREAVKSYKSYDFFRHDNKEAMEIRKRCALVALEDVKAYLLEECGQIAVFDATNTTRERRDLILNFAKENAFKVFFVESVCDDPEVIAANILEVKVSSPDYPERNRENVMDDFLKRIECYKVTYQPLDPDAYDKDLSFIKVINVGQRFLVNRVQDYIQSKIVYYLMNIHVQPRTIYLCRHGESEYNLVGKIGGDSGLSPRGKQFAQALKKFIEEQEIVDLKVWTSQLKRTIQTAESLGVTYEQWKILNEIDAGVCEEMTYAEIEAKYPDEFALRDQEKYLYRYPGGESYQDLVQRLEPVIMELERQGNVLVISHQAVMRCLLAYFLDKSADELPYLRCPLHTMLKLTPVAYGCKVETITLDVEAVNTHRDKPSLNSSNPRARQSPVRMRRNSFTPRASADAVERPRHHSVGSQPLDPLGFFPSLGARDGTERPQLQVGVQGASSQCHLRDLGVPPGPRVTGWAQRCPRFAASCSAGGHGRPRRNPSLGFSGISPPALHAMLAVFVLYKVFYLQFCCSISGIRRLCRILREVPRFSLCAGVTAAPNWSLGSVGTSLCRGAPKGGLRGDMRCVLGGFGLLGLLLTCSCPQQSSAPSLPLSWAFGQIPSLLLLWHQRESWAWLEESKAVAGSASR, encoded by the exons ATGTCGGCGGCGCCCCGGCACGGCGGCCCCGGCTGGGGCAGGGCCGGGGCCCTGCGCGGCGGCGAGAAGAAATGCT caTGGGCTTCCTACATGACCAACTCCCCGACGCTGATCGTGATGATCGGCCTGCCCGCGCGCGGCAAGACCTACGTGTCCAAGAAGCTCACCCGCTACCTCAACTGGATTGGGGTGCCCACCAAAG tGTTTAATTTAGGAGTGTATCGCCGGGAAGCGGTGAAGTCTTACAAGTCCTATGACTTCTTCAGGCACGATAACAAAGAAGCCATGGAAATCCGCAA ACGTTGTGCCTTAGTGGCTCTAGAAGATGTGAAGGCTTATCTCTTGGAGGAATGTGGACAAATAGCT GTGTTTGATGCGACCAACACAACTCGAGAAAGGCGGGACCTGATCTTAAATTTTGCTAAAGAAAACGCTTTCAAG GTGTTCTTTGTGGAGTCCGTCTGTGACGATCCAGAAGTCATCGCTGCCAATATCCTG GAGGTGAAAGTTTCCAGCCCCGACTACCCAGAGAGAAACAGGGAGAACGTGATGGATGATTTTCTGAAGAGGATAGAGTGCTACAAGGTCACTTACCAGCCTCTTGATCCCGACGCGTATGACAA AGATCTTTCCTTCATTAAAGTGATCAATGTGGGACAGCGGTTCCTAGTAAACAGAGTCCAGGATTACATCCAGAGTAAAATCGTCTATTACCTAATGAACATTCATGTCCAGCCACGTACCATCTACCTTTGCCGACACGGTGAGAGTGAATATAACCTTGTTGGCAAGATTGGTGGGGATTCTGGTCTGTCGCCGCGCGGGAAGCAG TTTGCTCAGGCGCTGAAGAAGTTCATCGAGGAGCAGGAGATTGTTGACCTGAAGGTGTGGACGAGCCAGCTGAAGAGGACGATCCAGACGGCCGAGTCCCTGGGGGTCACGTACGAGCAGTGGAAGATTCTCAACGAGATCGACGCG GGGGTGTGTGAAGAAATGACCTACGCGGAAATTGAAGCCAAGTACCCAGATGAGTTTGCCCTGAGGGATCAAGAGAAATACCTTTATCGCTATCCCGGAGGAGAG tCCTACCAGGACTTGGTCCAGCGCTTGGAACCGGTAATTATGGAGCTGGAACGCCAAGGCAACGTCCTCGTTATCTCCCACCAGGCGGTTATGAGGTGCCTGTTGGCTTATTTTCTCGACAAGAGTGCAG ACGAGCTGCCCTACCTGCGCTGCCCCCTCCACACCATGCTCAAGCTCACGCCTGTTGCGTACG GTTGTAAAGTGGAGACGATTACCCTGGACGTGGAAGCCGTGAACACTCACCGCGACAAACCCTCTCTCAACTCA AGCAACCCCCGTGCCCGCCAGAGCCCCGTAAGGATGAGAAGAAACAGCTTTACCCCGCGGGCCAGCGCAGACGCGGTCGAGCGCCCGCGACATCACAGCGTTGGGAGCCAACCTCTTGACCCGCTGGGGTTTTTCCCGTCCCTGGGAGCTCGAGATGGGACCGAGCGGCCGCAGCTGCAAGTTGGTGTCCAG GGAGCCAGCAGCCAGTGTCACCTGCGAGACCTCGGTGTCCCTCCCGGCCCCCGAgtgacaggctgggctcagaggTGCCCTCGCTTTGCCGCGTCCTGCTCCGCTGGTGGCCATGGCAGACCCCGCCGCAACCCCTCGCTTGGCTTCTCGGGCATTTCGCCTCCTGCGCTACACGCAATGCTGGCGGTTTTTGTGTTGTATAAAGTGTTTTATTTGCAGTTTTGTTGTTCTATCTCGGGGATACGGCGCTTGTGTCGCATCCTCCGGGAGGTGCCACGTTTCTCCCTGTGTGCCGGGGTGACAGCAGCACCCAACTGGTCCCTTGGGAGTGTGGGGACCTCCCTCTGCCGGGGAGCACCCAAGGGTGGGCTCAGAGGTGACATGCGCTGTGTCCTTGGAGGCTTTGGGCTGCTGGGGTTGTTGCTGACCTGCTCTTGCCCTCAGCAAAGCTCTGCTCCCTCCTTACCTCTTTCCTGGGCCTTTGGGCAAATCCCCTCGCTCCTGCTGCTCTGGCATCAAAGGGAGAGTTGGGCTTGGCTTGAAGAAAGTAAAGCAGTGGCTGGTTCTGCTTCCAGGTGA
- the YOD1 gene encoding ubiquitin thioesterase OTU1, which produces MLRLRCKARSGTHPLPGLTAHSRLRDMQAALAALTGVPVPAQRLLLGFPPRSLDLSDGERRLGDLGIHSGDTLIVEEDTSKPKTDSPVVAKRTMPNSVREAAPVLTRRVVPADNSCLFTSVYYVVEGGVYDPACAPEMRSLIAQIVASDPESYCEAVLGKTNREYCEWIRREETWGGAIEVSILSKFYQCEICVVDTQTVRIDRFGEDAGYTKRVLLIYDGIHYDPLERKILDSDIPPQTIFSTTDDVVLAQALELADEARRKRQFTDVNHFTLRCMVCQKGLTGQVEAREHAKETGHTNFGEV; this is translated from the exons ATGCTGCGGCTGCGCTGCAAGGCCCGGAGCGGGACGCACCCGCTGCCCGGCCTCACCGCCCACTCCCGCCTCCGCGACATGCAGGCCGCCCTGGCCGCCCTCACCGGCGTCCCCGTCCCGGCGCAGCGCCTCCTGCTCGGCTTCCCGCCGCGGAGCCTGGACCTCAGCGATGGCGAGCGGCGGCTCGGAGATCTCGGCATCCACTCGG GCGATACTCTCATAGTTGAAGAGGACACATCCAAACCCAAGACCGACTCGCCCGTAGTCGCCAAAAGAACGATGCCCAACTCTGTGAGGGAAGCCGCGCCTGTGCTGACCAGGAGGGTTGTTCCGGCGGATAACTCCTGTCTCTTCACCAGCGTCTACTATGTGGTGGAGGGAGGTGTTTACGACCCAGCCTGCGCTCCAGAGATGCGTAGCCTCATAGCCCAGATAGTAGCGAGCGATCCTGAATCTTACTGTGAGGCAGTTctagggaaaacaaacagggaGTATTGTGAGTGGATCAGAAGAGAAGAGACTTGGGGAGGAGCCATCGAAGTGTCCATTTTATCCAAATTTTACCAGTGCGAAATCTGTGTGGTGGACACGCAGACAGTCAGAATTGACCGTTTTGGGGAAGATGCCGGTTACACGAAGCGGGTGCTTTTAATTTACGATGGAATTCATTACGATCCGCTCGAGCGCAAAATCCTCGACTCGGACATTCCTCCCCAGACCATTTTCTCCACAACTGATGATGTTGTTCTCGCACAAGCGCTGGAGTTGGCGGATGAAGCCAGACGGAAGAGGCAGTTCACGGATGTGAATCACTTTACGCTGAGATGCATGGTGTGCCAGAAGGGACTAACCGGCCAAGTGGAAGCCAGAGAACACGCCAAGGAGACCGGACACACCAACTTCGGAGAAGTGTGA
- the C21H1orf116 gene encoding specifically androgen-regulated gene protein gives MPRKELGLGMAGCNSGSCDSMVSTASNHSQRSDNSYDYLSVEEKECLMFLEETIGSLDAEADSGVSTDDTDYVEPSKLPGTRPKRDPLPQDLENGAPAPSVGQQRAAEQRSAKDISAFSSSTPPAAPSPGYHSLPRNITVATAQRANRASESKVTVCTVEDPVPGGKSQEMAKDNRLDQDNTRSQTKSLGSLVIQPPDPFQDDLVSLEWSRSNRSDAKRETAKETKTWTNWGQPEKSAVEEAPQDPDAKRGPPTAPKPRKLPPNIILKSSKNSPVPLATEPGQKVKAPLLSSSSSASNTAAEKVNSGHLDPKEREKAHQEALEKLGLSQDKREPSSHLQPTMQAQTKEMPFPVPEEPGAQRSMAERSVPGIRQMNFKSNTLERSGVGLSSYMSSTKEQNVKSSSSLGKMSFIERLAPSFLRSSRPRPVSLGAGKDFAGLKEPVEKVEPEKSSKWRSHPLQSFPRPPRSSVSVKISPKDTTDENRREALKKLGLLKE, from the exons ATGCCtaggaaggagctggggctggggatgGCCGGCTGCAACTCTGGCAGCTGCGACAGCATGGTCAGCACAGCCTCCAACCACTCGCAGCGT agcGATAACAGCTACGACTACTTATCTGTGGAAGAGAAAGAGTGCTTGATGTTCTTAGAAGAAACTATCGGCTCATTGGATGCAGAAGCAGACAGCGGGGTCTCTACCGATGACACCGACTATGTGGAGCCCTCCAAGCTGCCTGGGACACGGCCAAAAAGAGACCCCCTCCCCCAGG ATTTGGAAAACGGGGCTCCCGCTCCAAGCGTAGGTCAGCAGCGTGCAGCCGAACAGAGGAGTGCCAAGGACATCTCTGCCTTCTCAAGCTCGACTCCACCAGCGGCTCCAAGCCCAGGCTATCACAGCCTTCCAAGGAACATCACTGTGGCAACAGCACAAAGAGCAAACAGAGCTTCTGAGAGCAAAGTGACTGTCTGCACAGTGGAGGACCCAGTGCCAGGGGGTAAATCACAGGAGATGGCCAAGGACAACAGGCTTGACCAAGACAACACAAGAAGCCAGACAAAGTCCCTGGGATCTTTGGTTATCCAacctccagatcccttccaggATGACCTGGTGAGCCTCGAGTGGTCACGGAGCAATCGCTCGGATGCCAAGAGGGAAACAGCCAAGGAGACCAAGACTTGGACTAACTGGGGCCAGCCAGAGAAATCCGCAGTGGAAGAGGCCCCTCAGGACCCAGATGCCAAGCGTGGGCCTCCAACTGCCCCCAAGCCACGGAAATTGCCACCAAATATTATCCTAAAAAGCAGCAAAAACAGCCCAGTGCCGCTGGCCACAGAACCTGGCCAGAAGGTGAAAGCACCACTGTTGTCCTCATCCAGCTCTGCCAGCAACACCGCTGCCGAAAAAGTGAATTCAGGGCACCTTGACCCcaaggagagggagaaagctCATCAGGAGGCCTTGGAGAAGCTTGGATTGTCCCAGGACAAGAGGGAACCCAGTAGCCACCTTCAACCTACCATGCAAGCCCAAACAAAAGAGATGCCATTCCCCGTTCCTGAAGAGCCCGGGGCACAACGCAGCATGGCAGAGAGGTCGGTACCGGGCATCCGACAGATGAACTTCAAATCCAACACCCTGGAACGCTCTGGCGTGGGGCTGAGCAGCTACATGAGCAGCACCAAGGAGCAGAACGTcaagagcagcagctccctgggcaAGATGTCCTTCATCGAGCGGCTCGCCCCGAGCTTCCTCAGGAGCAGCCGCCCCCGGCCAGTTTCCCTTGGGGCAGGGAAGGACTTTGCTGGTCTAAAGGAGCCCGTGGAGAAGGTGGAGCCAGAGAAGAGCAGTAAGTGGCGATCCCACCCTCTGCAGAGCTTCCCCAGGCCACCCCGCTCCTCTGTCAGCGTGAAGATTTCCCCCAAGGACACGACGGATGAGAACCGGCGAGAGGCGCTGAAGAAGCTGGGCCTGCTGAAGGAGTAG
- the PFKFB2 gene encoding 6-phosphofructo-2-kinase/fructose-2,6-bisphosphatase 2 isoform X2, producing the protein MSAAPRHGGPGWGRAGALRGGEKKCSWASYMTNSPTLIVMIGLPARGKTYVSKKLTRYLNWIGVPTKVFNLGVYRREAVKSYKSYDFFRHDNKEAMEIRKRCALVALEDVKAYLLEECGQIAVFDATNTTRERRDLILNFAKENAFKVFFVESVCDDPEVIAANILEVKVSSPDYPERNRENVMDDFLKRIECYKVTYQPLDPDAYDKDLSFIKVINVGQRFLVNRVQDYIQSKIVYYLMNIHVQPRTIYLCRHGESEYNLVGKIGGDSGLSPRGKQFAQALKKFIEEQEIVDLKVWTSQLKRTIQTAESLGVTYEQWKILNEIDAGVCEEMTYAEIEAKYPDEFALRDQEKYLYRYPGGESYQDLVQRLEPVIMELERQGNVLVISHQAVMRCLLAYFLDKSADELPYLRCPLHTMLKLTPVAYGCKVETITLDVEAVNTHRDKPSLNSSNPRARQSPVRMRRNSFTPRASADAVERPRHHSVGSQPLDPLGFFPSLGARDGTERPQLQPQGGHACLEPAASVTCETSVSLPAPE; encoded by the exons ATGTCGGCGGCGCCCCGGCACGGCGGCCCCGGCTGGGGCAGGGCCGGGGCCCTGCGCGGCGGCGAGAAGAAATGCT caTGGGCTTCCTACATGACCAACTCCCCGACGCTGATCGTGATGATCGGCCTGCCCGCGCGCGGCAAGACCTACGTGTCCAAGAAGCTCACCCGCTACCTCAACTGGATTGGGGTGCCCACCAAAG tGTTTAATTTAGGAGTGTATCGCCGGGAAGCGGTGAAGTCTTACAAGTCCTATGACTTCTTCAGGCACGATAACAAAGAAGCCATGGAAATCCGCAA ACGTTGTGCCTTAGTGGCTCTAGAAGATGTGAAGGCTTATCTCTTGGAGGAATGTGGACAAATAGCT GTGTTTGATGCGACCAACACAACTCGAGAAAGGCGGGACCTGATCTTAAATTTTGCTAAAGAAAACGCTTTCAAG GTGTTCTTTGTGGAGTCCGTCTGTGACGATCCAGAAGTCATCGCTGCCAATATCCTG GAGGTGAAAGTTTCCAGCCCCGACTACCCAGAGAGAAACAGGGAGAACGTGATGGATGATTTTCTGAAGAGGATAGAGTGCTACAAGGTCACTTACCAGCCTCTTGATCCCGACGCGTATGACAA AGATCTTTCCTTCATTAAAGTGATCAATGTGGGACAGCGGTTCCTAGTAAACAGAGTCCAGGATTACATCCAGAGTAAAATCGTCTATTACCTAATGAACATTCATGTCCAGCCACGTACCATCTACCTTTGCCGACACGGTGAGAGTGAATATAACCTTGTTGGCAAGATTGGTGGGGATTCTGGTCTGTCGCCGCGCGGGAAGCAG TTTGCTCAGGCGCTGAAGAAGTTCATCGAGGAGCAGGAGATTGTTGACCTGAAGGTGTGGACGAGCCAGCTGAAGAGGACGATCCAGACGGCCGAGTCCCTGGGGGTCACGTACGAGCAGTGGAAGATTCTCAACGAGATCGACGCG GGGGTGTGTGAAGAAATGACCTACGCGGAAATTGAAGCCAAGTACCCAGATGAGTTTGCCCTGAGGGATCAAGAGAAATACCTTTATCGCTATCCCGGAGGAGAG tCCTACCAGGACTTGGTCCAGCGCTTGGAACCGGTAATTATGGAGCTGGAACGCCAAGGCAACGTCCTCGTTATCTCCCACCAGGCGGTTATGAGGTGCCTGTTGGCTTATTTTCTCGACAAGAGTGCAG ACGAGCTGCCCTACCTGCGCTGCCCCCTCCACACCATGCTCAAGCTCACGCCTGTTGCGTACG GTTGTAAAGTGGAGACGATTACCCTGGACGTGGAAGCCGTGAACACTCACCGCGACAAACCCTCTCTCAACTCA AGCAACCCCCGTGCCCGCCAGAGCCCCGTAAGGATGAGAAGAAACAGCTTTACCCCGCGGGCCAGCGCAGACGCGGTCGAGCGCCCGCGACATCACAGCGTTGGGAGCCAACCTCTTGACCCGCTGGGGTTTTTCCCGTCCCTGGGAGCTCGAGATGGGACCGAGCGGCCGCAGCTGCAA CCTCAAGGGGGACATGCTTGCCT GGAGCCAGCAGCCAGTGTCACCTGCGAGACCTCGGTGTCCCTCCCGGCCCCCGAgtga
- the PFKFB2 gene encoding 6-phosphofructo-2-kinase/fructose-2,6-bisphosphatase 2 isoform X4, with product MSAAPRHGGPGWGRAGALRGGEKKCSWASYMTNSPTLIVMIGLPARGKTYVSKKLTRYLNWIGVPTKVFNLGVYRREAVKSYKSYDFFRHDNKEAMEIRKRCALVALEDVKAYLLEECGQIAVFDATNTTRERRDLILNFAKENAFKVFFVESVCDDPEVIAANILEVKVSSPDYPERNRENVMDDFLKRIECYKVTYQPLDPDAYDKDLSFIKVINVGQRFLVNRVQDYIQSKIVYYLMNIHVQPRTIYLCRHGESEYNLVGKIGGDSGLSPRGKQFAQALKKFIEEQEIVDLKVWTSQLKRTIQTAESLGVTYEQWKILNEIDAGVCEEMTYAEIEAKYPDEFALRDQEKYLYRYPGGESYQDLVQRLEPVIMELERQGNVLVISHQAVMRCLLAYFLDKSADELPYLRCPLHTMLKLTPVAYGCKVETITLDVEAVNTHRDKPSLNSPQGGHACLEPAASVTCETSVSLPAPE from the exons ATGTCGGCGGCGCCCCGGCACGGCGGCCCCGGCTGGGGCAGGGCCGGGGCCCTGCGCGGCGGCGAGAAGAAATGCT caTGGGCTTCCTACATGACCAACTCCCCGACGCTGATCGTGATGATCGGCCTGCCCGCGCGCGGCAAGACCTACGTGTCCAAGAAGCTCACCCGCTACCTCAACTGGATTGGGGTGCCCACCAAAG tGTTTAATTTAGGAGTGTATCGCCGGGAAGCGGTGAAGTCTTACAAGTCCTATGACTTCTTCAGGCACGATAACAAAGAAGCCATGGAAATCCGCAA ACGTTGTGCCTTAGTGGCTCTAGAAGATGTGAAGGCTTATCTCTTGGAGGAATGTGGACAAATAGCT GTGTTTGATGCGACCAACACAACTCGAGAAAGGCGGGACCTGATCTTAAATTTTGCTAAAGAAAACGCTTTCAAG GTGTTCTTTGTGGAGTCCGTCTGTGACGATCCAGAAGTCATCGCTGCCAATATCCTG GAGGTGAAAGTTTCCAGCCCCGACTACCCAGAGAGAAACAGGGAGAACGTGATGGATGATTTTCTGAAGAGGATAGAGTGCTACAAGGTCACTTACCAGCCTCTTGATCCCGACGCGTATGACAA AGATCTTTCCTTCATTAAAGTGATCAATGTGGGACAGCGGTTCCTAGTAAACAGAGTCCAGGATTACATCCAGAGTAAAATCGTCTATTACCTAATGAACATTCATGTCCAGCCACGTACCATCTACCTTTGCCGACACGGTGAGAGTGAATATAACCTTGTTGGCAAGATTGGTGGGGATTCTGGTCTGTCGCCGCGCGGGAAGCAG TTTGCTCAGGCGCTGAAGAAGTTCATCGAGGAGCAGGAGATTGTTGACCTGAAGGTGTGGACGAGCCAGCTGAAGAGGACGATCCAGACGGCCGAGTCCCTGGGGGTCACGTACGAGCAGTGGAAGATTCTCAACGAGATCGACGCG GGGGTGTGTGAAGAAATGACCTACGCGGAAATTGAAGCCAAGTACCCAGATGAGTTTGCCCTGAGGGATCAAGAGAAATACCTTTATCGCTATCCCGGAGGAGAG tCCTACCAGGACTTGGTCCAGCGCTTGGAACCGGTAATTATGGAGCTGGAACGCCAAGGCAACGTCCTCGTTATCTCCCACCAGGCGGTTATGAGGTGCCTGTTGGCTTATTTTCTCGACAAGAGTGCAG ACGAGCTGCCCTACCTGCGCTGCCCCCTCCACACCATGCTCAAGCTCACGCCTGTTGCGTACG GTTGTAAAGTGGAGACGATTACCCTGGACGTGGAAGCCGTGAACACTCACCGCGACAAACCCTCTCTCAACTCA CCTCAAGGGGGACATGCTTGCCT GGAGCCAGCAGCCAGTGTCACCTGCGAGACCTCGGTGTCCCTCCCGGCCCCCGAgtga
- the PFKFB2 gene encoding 6-phosphofructo-2-kinase/fructose-2,6-bisphosphatase 2 isoform X5, with the protein MSAAPRHGGPGWGRAGALRGGEKKCSWASYMTNSPTLIVMIGLPARGKTYVSKKLTRYLNWIGVPTKVFNLGVYRREAVKSYKSYDFFRHDNKEAMEIRKRCALVALEDVKAYLLEECGQIAVFDATNTTRERRDLILNFAKENAFKVFFVESVCDDPEVIAANILEVKVSSPDYPERNRENVMDDFLKRIECYKVTYQPLDPDAYDKDLSFIKVINVGQRFLVNRVQDYIQSKIVYYLMNIHVQPRTIYLCRHGESEYNLVGKIGGDSGLSPRGKQFAQALKKFIEEQEIVDLKVWTSQLKRTIQTAESLGVTYEQWKILNEIDAGVCEEMTYAEIEAKYPDEFALRDQEKYLYRYPGGESYQDLVQRLEPVIMELERQGNVLVISHQAVMRCLLAYFLDKSADELPYLRCPLHTMLKLTPVAYGCKVETITLDVEAVNTHRDKPSLNSRMADLTV; encoded by the exons ATGTCGGCGGCGCCCCGGCACGGCGGCCCCGGCTGGGGCAGGGCCGGGGCCCTGCGCGGCGGCGAGAAGAAATGCT caTGGGCTTCCTACATGACCAACTCCCCGACGCTGATCGTGATGATCGGCCTGCCCGCGCGCGGCAAGACCTACGTGTCCAAGAAGCTCACCCGCTACCTCAACTGGATTGGGGTGCCCACCAAAG tGTTTAATTTAGGAGTGTATCGCCGGGAAGCGGTGAAGTCTTACAAGTCCTATGACTTCTTCAGGCACGATAACAAAGAAGCCATGGAAATCCGCAA ACGTTGTGCCTTAGTGGCTCTAGAAGATGTGAAGGCTTATCTCTTGGAGGAATGTGGACAAATAGCT GTGTTTGATGCGACCAACACAACTCGAGAAAGGCGGGACCTGATCTTAAATTTTGCTAAAGAAAACGCTTTCAAG GTGTTCTTTGTGGAGTCCGTCTGTGACGATCCAGAAGTCATCGCTGCCAATATCCTG GAGGTGAAAGTTTCCAGCCCCGACTACCCAGAGAGAAACAGGGAGAACGTGATGGATGATTTTCTGAAGAGGATAGAGTGCTACAAGGTCACTTACCAGCCTCTTGATCCCGACGCGTATGACAA AGATCTTTCCTTCATTAAAGTGATCAATGTGGGACAGCGGTTCCTAGTAAACAGAGTCCAGGATTACATCCAGAGTAAAATCGTCTATTACCTAATGAACATTCATGTCCAGCCACGTACCATCTACCTTTGCCGACACGGTGAGAGTGAATATAACCTTGTTGGCAAGATTGGTGGGGATTCTGGTCTGTCGCCGCGCGGGAAGCAG TTTGCTCAGGCGCTGAAGAAGTTCATCGAGGAGCAGGAGATTGTTGACCTGAAGGTGTGGACGAGCCAGCTGAAGAGGACGATCCAGACGGCCGAGTCCCTGGGGGTCACGTACGAGCAGTGGAAGATTCTCAACGAGATCGACGCG GGGGTGTGTGAAGAAATGACCTACGCGGAAATTGAAGCCAAGTACCCAGATGAGTTTGCCCTGAGGGATCAAGAGAAATACCTTTATCGCTATCCCGGAGGAGAG tCCTACCAGGACTTGGTCCAGCGCTTGGAACCGGTAATTATGGAGCTGGAACGCCAAGGCAACGTCCTCGTTATCTCCCACCAGGCGGTTATGAGGTGCCTGTTGGCTTATTTTCTCGACAAGAGTGCAG ACGAGCTGCCCTACCTGCGCTGCCCCCTCCACACCATGCTCAAGCTCACGCCTGTTGCGTACG GTTGTAAAGTGGAGACGATTACCCTGGACGTGGAAGCCGTGAACACTCACCGCGACAAACCCTCTCTCAACTCA AGGATGGCTGATTTAACGGTGTAG